From the Candidatus Bathyarchaeia archaeon genome, the window GTATTTGGCTTCCATACTTGCCTTAGGTTTGGCGGTTTTAGGTGTCATGTATGCCCAGCACATGTTGCGGGTGTTATGAGCCGCGCCTATTCTGCCCTGTGTGTCCACGGCTATTAAGCCCATGCTGTTTTTGATCTTGAGCCTGCGGTTTACGAGTGTGATGGCGTTTTCCACTGCTTCCTGCGCTGTTTGTCCTGTGCGTATCTGATCGCAGACGTGTTTGGCTAGGACTAGGCGTATGGCTACTTCGCCTATGCCTGTGGCGCTGCAGGCTCCGGTTTGGTTGTCGGCGTAGTTGCCAGCGCCGATTAGGGGTGAGTCGCCTATTCTGCCTGGAAACTTCAGCGTGAATCCTCCTGTGCTTGTTGCTGCTGCTGTGTCGCCGTGTTTGTCCAGTGCTACGGCGCCGACTGTGTCTGTTTCAAATAGGTCTGGATGGGTTTGGAGGAGTTGTCTTAGTTTGGGTTGGTTTTCGGTTTCGCCGTTTTCGAGTTTTTGTTTGAGTTCGTGCCAGTAGCGTTCTCGGAGTTCGGTGTGGGGGTTTCTGCGTTCGAGTTTGAAGAGGTTGGCTAGTTTTTCTGCGCCTTCGCCGACTATGAAGATGTGGTCGGTGTGTTCCATTGTGAGGCGGGCTAGGTGGACGGGGTTTTTGATGTCTGTTAGGAGTCCTGTGGCTCCGGCGCGTAGGGTTTTCCCGTCCATGATGCTGGCTTCCATTTCGATGTGCTTGTCTATGGTAAACACTGAGCCTAGTCCAGCGTTGAACGCTGGGTTGTCTTCCATTGTTTTGACTGCGGCTTCAACTGCGTCTAGGGCTGAGCCTTTAGGTGATTCTAGTATGTCGTAGGCTGTTTTGGCTGCGGTTTTGACTCCTGCCACGCCAGCTTTTCGGCGTTCGGGGTGCCAGGCGCCGGCTCCGCCGTGAACAACTATTACTCGTCTCTGCATGGTGTGAGACACGTCCCATGTGCTTTGTGATTCCGGATGGGAGACGATTATGGTGTGGGTGTGGGTATTTAAAGTCTCCATGAAGGGTGAGTGAAAGCTTCGAGCCTGGTAGCTGACATTGGTTCATATTTGCGGTCTTGACTTGCTGTTCATACTTCTTTTATCGCGGCAGCCGGACATGGAAACTTAGACTAGCGGTTGGGCAGGTCGAAATTTTGGCTTCGTTTCGTTTTGCTGTTGTCTTGGCTTCAACGGTTTTCCTGGTGGCGTTTTCCCTTTTTCCATACTCGTTTGGAGCAGACTTTACACCTAGTTATTGGCTTCTTGACCATCCTGATGGCTCTGACCGCTATGAGTTGAATGTGTCTGTGTCGTCTTCGCTGTATGAGTATTTTGTGGGCAAGGATCATAATTTGCGTTCCACATTGGATCTGGGCAAGTTTGTTACGCCTTATGCGTTGGAGCCTGTGGCTGATAGCTTGTGGACTATTTATCAGGATGATGAAGACTTTGCCAATGGCGTGTTGATGATTGTACATCAGATTCCGTATGTGGCTAGTGCGCCTCAGGAGTATCCTGTTGAAACACTGGTTGAGAACGTGGGGGATTGTGATCTTTTTTCTTTTGTGGCAGCGTCGGTTATGGTGGCTGGTGGGTTGGATGTGGTGTTGCTGTATTATGAGAGTGAGGTGCACATGAATATCGGGGTGAGCCTTTCACATGCGCCGCGGGATGCAAGATCAACAGTTCGATATTTCGAGTACAACAATGAGCGCTATTACGTGGCCGAAACCACGGGTGGCAACTGGGAAAACGGTTGGCGAGTTGGCGAGTACCCGGATTCGCTGGTTGGCGCTTCGGCTCAGGTTATTACTTTAGAGGATGCTGAGCAGGTGTCGCCTGGGCAGGTTTCTGCGAGTTTTAGCGCGTTAGCGACTTCTTCGATTACGTTGTCGGTTTCATCATCTCTGCTGATTGAGGGCAGTTCGGTGACGTTGAGCGGAGCGGTTTCTTCTGCTTCGGTTAACAGCGTGGTGACGATTTATGTGAGGTCGGATAATTCTTCTTGGACAGTTTTAGGAACCGTGTCAAGTAGTTCTAATGGGCAGTATTCTTATGAGTGGAAGCCTAGGTCTGCTGGAACGTATTTTTTCCGTGCGAGTTGGTCTGGAGACACGGGTCATGCGGGTGCGGACAGCAACGTTAGTTCTGCGCGTGTTATTTCGTCGAACTGGGTTTGGTTAGGGGCAACAATGCTTCTGTTGGCTGTTGTGGCGGTCGTTGTGTTTGCTGTGTCAAGGCGAGTTGGAACAGTTCCTGAGTACCCAGTTACGCAGTCAAGCGTGCAAAACTAATAATAGGGACGTTTTACCTTCAACTGTATTGGGATGATGTGAGGCGACGGCTAGGAGCCTCACGGCTGTGACACGGCCATTTGCCGAACTGACCTCTTCGTAGGGTTGGAGGCGAAATATGTAATGGCGACTAAACTGGGTGGTTTAGGCGTTGTTGTGAGTTTGGTTGCTTTGGCTTCGCTTTTCTTGCCTTGGTGGTCTATTAGGGCTTCAGGCGTGAGTATAGATGTTTACCCGTTTAGGGTGATGGCTTGGAACGTGCCCGCTTATGATGTTGACTGGGTTGTTGATCGTCTCCTAAGTTTAGATGGTGCTTTGCTGGTAGTTGGTTTGCTCGTGGTTGTTTCCAGCGTTATGGGAGCTGTTGGAGTTGGAAGCCCTCGGCTTCGGCTTCTGTTGATAGCTCCGCTTTTGTTGAACTTTGCAGCTGCGTTTCTGTTTTTTAACTTGATGTATTCTGCCTTAGACGATCTTGCGTTTGGGTCTTTCAGTGGTACAAACTTGGTTGCGACTCCTGGAGGACCTTGGGGCTTCGCAGTTGGCACAGGCTTATGTGTTCTTGCAGGAGTAGCTTCACTAGTTCTCTTCGGGTTGTCGTACTTGAGCTACTTCAGATCAGAGCCACGCAATGCCGAGAAGCAAATCCAATGAAATGCCTAAGAACTAGAGTTAGACAATGCGGAAGACCTCGACCAAACCGATTATCAGGCGTAAAGCATAGCGACCAGCATCAGCAGAACTCGTTCGTGTAGTTTTCGGTTCTGGATAATCTTTATATTCTGGGTTATCTGGGTATTCTTGGTGACCTGTGTGGCGACGATTCTTGTCAAGAATTTGCCTGAGGATTTGTTGAAGGAGCTTAGAAGGCTTAAGGTTGAGCTGGGCTGCAGAACATGGGCTGAACTTTTGACTAAGCTGGTTGAATCGGAGAGAGCGGTTTCATTGAGTGAGGAGGAAGTGAAGGAGATTAAGAAAGGAGTTGAGGGTTTCCTGAAGCTTAAGGGTAAGGTCTCGAAAAAATGGACTGGACGTCCTAGCGTGCTCGGGGAAACAAGAAGGTCTAGGCACCATGAGAACCAGTAGTCGCATGTTGACCCTCGACTCGAATGTCTTGATAGCTGCTTTGAAAGAGGATGAGCCATACAGTAAGAGATGCTATAAGATACTGAGCGCCGTGCCTGATGACTTCGTTTTGTCGGAGCCCAGCATTGTTTACCAAGAAGTGTGTGGAACCTTAGCCAGAAGAGTTGGGGCTAATATTGCTGACCAAGGGAGAAAGCGGCTTGACTTGATGGTTCATCCGAGGCTTCTGAATAACTGTAACAAGGCTTTTTGCTTGTCAGCTTATCCTCTCTGCTCTACGTACGGCGTCTACGCTATAGACGCTATGTATCTGAAAGTTGCGTTGGATCGTCTTGCTGTTTTAGTGTCCTTGGACAAGGAAGACTTTATTGACAAGGTAAATTCGAAAAGTCCAAATATCGAAGCATATCACGTGTCAGATTTTCCGTACTGACCGCGAATCCAAGCGCCAAACTGGACTGGTGTGGTGTGTAAGATCCAGTATGATGAGGAAGCTGACGTTCTTATTCGAGTGGTTTGCTGAAAAGGGAAGACTTTCTCACGCAGAGGAAGCGGGTCACGTAGCGGTTCATTTTGACAATGATGGGAAACCACTCTTCGTCGAGATATTGAGGGCTAGCAAAACTGTGCCGTTGATGGTTCAGGGCTTAGCCAAAAAGTAAGTCGTAATAATCTAGCGAACCAGCATTTAGACGCTATCGGAACGATGTAAGGCTACAGCTGGAAGCTCCATGAATTGTGAACGATGACTAAATACTGGGATTTTTGTAGGCTTTTTAGGCGTGGCTCAGTCTCACAGTGGTGTGCGCCGTGTCTCCGGCGTTTACTGTCGCGGTCACTGAGTCTGGATTATACCCAGCTGCGCTGGCCGAAATAGAATACGTGCCTACGGGGATGGATTGGAACGAGTACACGCCATCAGTTGCAACAATGCTTGTTGTGTATGGTCCGGAAATCTCTATAGTTGCTCCGCCGATGAGGTTATCAGTTGCGTCATCCACAACGTGCACGATCAGATCGCCTTTTTGTTCAGCAGGCGGCTGCGAAATTTGGGGCAAGTTTCCTGTTGCAGCGACTAGGACAATTATTGTTACTGTCAAGACCACTGCGGTGAAAAAATAGTATTTCCTCCTTCTTTTCCTAGCCCGTATGCTTCTTCGAATTTCTTGGCTGGAATACGTTTTGGCGGATTTCTGAGGCTTTTTCCCTTTATTCATATTGTGTCCTTTGAAGGTTTTTCTAGGCTTGAGTCTTCCAGAACCTTATGATTATTAGTGCTTCTATGATGGCTAAAAGGATGCTGAGGAATCCAGCCACCATGTGGATAGTTAAGATGGATTCACGTTGTCTCTCCACGTCTTCTGCAATTTGCGTGTGTCCCGCCACTAAGTGTATGTGCCACTCTTCATGCAGGCTTCTTGAGACAGTTGATGTATACAGCTGAACAAGCAACAAGCCTGAGATCGCTATGGCAATGCCAAATGATAGCCACTTGAACTTCGTGCCACTCAAAAATTGATCCCAACTTTATCTCGTTTGCGTTTGACACTTGCCACTTCATGGTTCATGAGTGACGCCTTTAAGTCTTTCTTTCAGACTCAAAATGACCCTGCAGTCCGATGTTTTTGCAGAAGTATTCTGGTTCTTCTCGCTACGGTTTCGTTCATTTCGTGCGTGTATGTGTTGTGTTCGCAGGCGATAGTAAATGATTCTAGCCTTTTTCAAATTCACCAGCATGCCGGGTCAAAGTCACCCATCTCACCTGAGACAGGGCGAGAACAACAATAGAGACTGACTCCGTGTTTTAAGGTGTAAGCTTGTTGTTGCCTTCTTCTTTTGAAATTTCTTTTCCTATACTGTCTAACGTACAGCATCACGACGATGACAACGGCTTCAATATTTGTAGGAAACCCGAAAAGAATACCTGCCAGCATTTTGATATGCGGCGATGTATTCCTCCGCGAATTTGTTGGCGTGTTTCTCTGTTCCCATATGCTTTCCGCCATGCGTCCTGAGATGATGATAGAACTCGTGCAAGATCACAAACGGGTCATAAAGCCTCTCCATGCTAGTCACATGAACCGTCTTCGTGCCTGAAACATAACATCCAGCTTTGCCACCAGACCGTTTAGGCATCCCAACCCTCAACCGAGGAACACCAACACGGTAATGCTTACTGAGAGCCTCAAGAGCCTCCTCTACCTCTTTCCCGAGAATCAACTGCACAACCCCAGCCTTAAACAACTGCTCATCAGCAAGCATTAGAAGGAATCCTCACTTAGGAGAAATCTCCCTTAGACTCTCCTTTTTGTCGGTTTTCCTATTGAAACATCATTATCAATCTCTATCAATCCTCCTAATCTACACGTAGCTACGTCGTAACTTCTCGAAACGTAACGCGTCCTTGCCTTTCCCATAGAAATCTGTAATTCTCTCGAAAACTTCGAACCCGTTTCTTTTGAGAAAAGCAATCATGTTTTTGTTTTCTACACTAGTATGAACACTTAGCGCCTCGGCATTCTTAGTTTTGGCGATTTCGGCAGCTTTGGCAGCCAAACTCGTGGCTATCGCCTTACGCTGAAAGCCTGGATCCACATCAAGCCAGTCAATCTCCAGTGTGCCATCATTGTTTGGCGAAAGAATCATAAAACCAACCGCCTGAGCATCAGCTTCGGCAACCCAGATCTCTTCTTTCTCAGTCATCTTCTGGATTCTAGCGTTAAGTTCTTGCTCTGCCTCGTTTCCCCAATTCGTAGTTTTCTCCAGCGTGCTAACATATGCTCTAAAATCTCGTTTCTCATACCTACGAATCTTTAACATCTCATCGCCAGTCCTCTCTTATTTCGAGTGATGTTTCAGTCGTTTTCACTCCTTCACATCAATGCTGTCTCTACTTCAAGGGTCCACGGAGTATTTCAAACACTTCATGGGTCAGCTTCTTATAATTCCTAGGCATCTTCGGATCCATCAAGACTCTCAATAGTTTCTCGTAGCTTTTAACCTCAACACACTAAGTTTTTTAGCCTTGGTCCGCTATGTCCAGCAATGTGTTCACATGGACATTTCAAAAAAGGCGGCGGATTACTGGAAGCGCTTTCGAAAAGAAAGCGGCATAACTGAATCTTTTGTCGATGCTTGGTCTTTCGGAGAAAACCCCAAACTAGCTGATGAATTACTAAGACTGGTGTTAACAGGCAAGAAGACAGGGACGGCAACCCTAGTCATCGAGCTAGAGAAGAAGAGAGAAAAGATGCCCAAGGTAGGCGACTACAACGTCATATTAGATGGCAAAGGAGAACCCGCTGCAATCATCAAAACCGCATCAGTTGTGGTTAAACCATTCAACGAGGTAGAAGCAGCGTTTGCCTACTCCGAAGGCGAAGATGATCGCACCCTAGAATCTTGGAGAAGAGAACACTGGAAATACTGGACCCGACTAGGCAGAAAACTTGGATTCACAATGAAAGAAGACCTGCTAGTGATCTGTGAAAACTTTGAACTCGTTTACCCAAAATAACCTTTCACGTGAACTGAAATGAACCCTCTAAAGCTAATGTCGATTGCTCTGAAATTCAACGAAAAAATCAATGAGCAAGATCCCGAAGGCCTAGCAGAATTAATGACAGATGACCACACATTCATAGACAGCGACGGAGCCACCACCAAAGGCAAAGAAACCATGAAAAAAGTTTGGAAAGAATTCTTCAAAGAATACCCAGACTACCAGAACACCTTCACCTGCGTCACAACCCAGAACAACATCGTCGTCGTGGTCGGTTACTCCACCTGCTCCCACAAACCACTCAACCGCCACAACATATGGACAGCTAAAATACGCGGCAAACGCGTGTCAGAATGGAGAGTAATCTGGCTCAACCAAAGACAAGAAAAACCCAATGAAAGACAAACAAATCACACATAACTACACTGGAAGCCAACACAAAACAAGTTCAAACAGTCGGAGCTTGCGTGTTCAACTACAACTGTCCAAGCCAACAGCCGCAACGCGGTAGAAGAAGGCGCTAAGCGACTGTTCCCTTCTTCTTTTGAAATTTCTTTTCCCGCAGAGCCTCGTCTACATACCTAATCGCCACGCATGCCAACATTAAACGTCACGCATAACAACATAGAACGTCACGCAAAAAACACAAAAACAGAACCCAACCCCCAAACAGAAACAAGAACAGCGCCCAAACCACAAACAGAAAAGTAGAACTCTCACCACAAAAAAATTTTTCCAGACTCATACTAATAGACCCCCCACCCACGTCACAAAAGAATAAAAGGAAACATACAACACAAATCACCACAACGGGCCGGTAGTTCAGCTTGGTATGAACGCCTGATTCGCAATCAGGAAGCCGCGGGTCCAAATCCCGCCCGGTCCACCACCAGCACAAACCCTAAGCTCCCATGCTCAACGGTTTTATTCCTCCTCAAACTCATATCATATCCAAAACCAAAAGGAAAAAACAGCCAAATGCCAACAAACGACAACATACTGTTGAACGTAAACCACCTAAAAACAAACTTTTACGTGGCACAGCGAACAAGCGACTTCCAACCAATCCAAGCCACAATAAAAGCCGTTGACGACATAAGCTTCCAAATCATAGAGGGAACAACGTTTGGATTAGTGGGAGAATCAGGCTGCGGCAAAACCACAGTCGCCTACTCCCTACTAAACCTAATACCATACATAGTCAAAGCCCAAGACGTCGACTACGTCCACCTAGGACGCTCAGGCTCACAATGGTCACGCGGCTACCTCCGCGGCGACTCAAAAGGACTCACACACAAACGCATAACAGCCGAAGGCGAAGTCCTCGGAGGCGAAGTCCTATACAAAGGCAAAGACCTACTCAAAATGACCCAAGAGGACGTCAGACACTACCGAGGCAAAGAAATAGCAATGATCTTCCAAAACCCCCTCCCAGCACTCCACCCAATGGAATTCATCGGCTCCCAAGTAGGCGAATCAATAACAGCACACGAGCAAACCAGAAGAGAAAAACTACGCCAACTAGTCTTCGAATACCTCGGCAAAGTCGAACTAAAAGACATCGAAAAACGCTACCACAACGCCCCACACCTATTCAGCGGCGGCGAAGGACAACGCATAATGATCGCCATGGCACTAATAAGCGGACCCGCCCTCCTAATAGCAGATGAACCCACAAAATCACTGGACGTAATCGTGAAAAGACAAGTGCTAGAACTGCTCAGACAGATGAAAAAACAGTTCAACCTAGCCATGCTACTCATATCACACGACTTCGCTGTCGTAGCCGAAATGGCAGACTACGTAGCCTTCATGTACTCAGGAAAAATCGTAGAAAACAGCGACGTGGTCTCAGTCTACAAGGATCCTAGGCACCCTTACACGCGTGGACTGCTAGCTTCAATTCCCAGATTAGACAGACCCTTAACAAGAGAACTCCACGGACTTCTAGGCGACCCACCTGATCCAGTCGTCCAGATATGGGGCTGCAGATTTCATCCCAGATGCCAATACGTCATAGACAAATGTCGGCTGGAAGAACCACCACTGATAGAAGTGAAACCAGGCCATCTATCAGCCTGCTTCCGCGCACATGAACTCCCAGAATGGCGAGACTAATAGCAAAGGCATGGTCCCTTCTGGCCTCATCCCTAAAGCAATTCTTATCTATACCCATCCTAAACTAGGCATAACAAACCATAAACAGGCGAATGAATCGAAGTGAGCACATCATCTATCTCTGAAAAACGCACATCGCTTGAGCGATTTCGACTCAAAAAAGCACTAAGAACCCTAAGCAGGAAAGAGGGACGAGGAACCGAACTCGTATCATTGTTTGTTCCTCCTGGCAAACAAATCGCCGAAGTAATGAATATGCTACGACAAGAATACGGCACAGCCACAAACATCAAATCAGACACCACACGGAAAAACGTTCAAGACGCAATCACCAAAGTCCAGCAGAAGCTGAAACTGTTCAGAGAAGTGCCCAAAAACGGACTGGTAATTTTCTCAGGCGCCATACCCCAAAACGGACCAGGAAGCGAACGCATGGAAACCTACGTCATAACGCCGCCTAAACCAATCAACATCTACCTTTACCGCTGCGACCCCAAATTCCACACCGAATACCTGGAAGAACAGCTAAGAGAAGAAGAGGCATATGGAATCATGGTCATCGACACAACCGAGACAACAATCGCCACACTGGAAGGCAACCGGCTCCAAATAGTCCGCGAGGAGACATCAGGCGTCCCGGGCAAGCATCGAGCAGGCGGACAATCTGCTCGAAGGTTTGAGAGACTTAGAGAAGCTAACATTTTAGCCTATTTCAAACGTGTCGGAGGACATGCAAACAGCATATTCATACCAATTGCCAATTTGAAAGGCATAATAATGGGAGGTCCAGGACCGACCAAATACGATTTTCAAAAAGGCGACCATCTAAACTACATGCTGAAACAGAAAATATTGGACACAGTTGACACCGCATATACAGGCGACCAAGGCGTAGAGGAAGTGGTGGAACGCGCACCGGAAATCCTCAAAAAAGTTCGTTACGTCGAAGAGAAAAAGGTCATGCAAGACTTTCTGTATCAAATAGGTCATGACACGGGCTTGGCCAGCTACGGCTTAGAAGATGTAAAGAGAGCACTCCAAGCAGGCACGGTGCATACACTGTTGCTGTCCGAAGGACTGAACATAATAAGAGCAACAGTCAAATGCAACGCGTGCGGCGATGAGCGCCAAGAAACGATGAAGGAACCGGCACTTCCACCATTTGAACAAGGCTTGATTGGGCAACCCTGCCCTGATTGCAATGCTCCTTCTCTGGCGGTAGTTGAAACTAGAGATCTTATAGATGACTTCGCTGACCTAGCTGAACAGGTTGGGGCTAACGTGGAAATCATATCGACCGAATCTGAGGAAGGTCATATGCTGAAAAACTCGTTCGGCGGAATCGCTGCTATACTCAGGTTTAAGCTGGCAAGCTAGAGAAACTGCGCGGCAAAGATTCAACGAACGAGTCTTTCCAAAACCGGGCTGCAAATCACCTTGATAGGCTAATCGATAAGGGATTAGTCCAGAGAAGCGGCAGAGCTATGCTCTCGTGTTAATGATAACCGCGTTATGGCGTCACTAACAGGCGTAATCATGCTAGCATTGATCCATAATGTTTAAATTTGTAGCATTGAACTTGCATTTGACAGCGAGGCTGTTGAGATGACCGCCTGCCAAGTCGATTAGGTCTGGCGCAAATTCTTTTAAGCGTATCAGTTAATTCCATTAAGCCGTTTCGCTGCGTGTTATCACTAATTTGACAGAGAGATTGAGAAAATGACGGAACCTAATGACAGACAAGCCTTTAAACCTAGGATAAAAGCCTCGCGATGGGACATCAGACGTGAAGAAGAACAGATCCGATTGTGGGAGGAGGAGGACACTTATCGATTCAGCAAGGCGTCCAAGAAACCTCTGTTCTCAATTGACACGCCTCCGCCCACCGCGTCTGGACCATGGCACGTTGCGGGAGCAGCACACTACGCCCAGATAGACATGGTGGCACGCTACTTCCGCATGAAGGGAAACGAAGTTTTGTTCCCCATCGGCATTGACAGAAACGGACTACCCGTTGAGGTTCAGGTTGAAAGAGAATCAAAAATCTACGCCCATGAAACGTCACGTGAAGAATTCATTAAAATATGCAAGGCATTTCTCGACAATGTTGAAGCTCAACTACTTCAAATAGTGCGCAGAATGGGCATGAGCTGTGATGTATCCAACTATTACCGAACAGACAGCCCAGAATACCGTAGCATAACGCAGGCAACTTTCATAGAGATGTGGAGAAGG encodes:
- a CDS encoding isoaspartyl peptidase/L-asparaginase, yielding MQRRVIVVHGGAGAWHPERRKAGVAGVKTAAKTAYDILESPKGSALDAVEAAVKTMEDNPAFNAGLGSVFTIDKHIEMEASIMDGKTLRAGATGLLTDIKNPVHLARLTMEHTDHIFIVGEGAEKLANLFKLERRNPHTELRERYWHELKQKLENGETENQPKLRQLLQTHPDLFETDTVGAVALDKHGDTAAATSTGGFTLKFPGRIGDSPLIGAGNYADNQTGACSATGIGEVAIRLVLAKHVCDQIRTGQTAQEAVENAITLVNRRLKIKNSMGLIAVDTQGRIGAAHNTRNMCWAYMTPKTAKPKASMEAKYVTETDLESANL
- a CDS encoding Ig-like domain-containing protein, which codes for MTCCSYFFYRGSRTWKLRLAVGQVEILASFRFAVVLASTVFLVAFSLFPYSFGADFTPSYWLLDHPDGSDRYELNVSVSSSLYEYFVGKDHNLRSTLDLGKFVTPYALEPVADSLWTIYQDDEDFANGVLMIVHQIPYVASAPQEYPVETLVENVGDCDLFSFVAASVMVAGGLDVVLLYYESEVHMNIGVSLSHAPRDARSTVRYFEYNNERYYVAETTGGNWENGWRVGEYPDSLVGASAQVITLEDAEQVSPGQVSASFSALATSSITLSVSSSLLIEGSSVTLSGAVSSASVNSVVTIYVRSDNSSWTVLGTVSSSSNGQYSYEWKPRSAGTYFFRASWSGDTGHAGADSNVSSARVISSNWVWLGATMLLLAVVAVVVFAVSRRVGTVPEYPVTQSSVQN
- a CDS encoding PIN domain-containing protein: MRTSSRMLTLDSNVLIAALKEDEPYSKRCYKILSAVPDDFVLSEPSIVYQEVCGTLARRVGANIADQGRKRLDLMVHPRLLNNCNKAFCLSAYPLCSTYGVYAIDAMYLKVALDRLAVLVSLDKEDFIDKVNSKSPNIEAYHVSDFPY
- a CDS encoding carboxypeptidase-like regulatory domain-containing protein → MNKGKKPQKSAKTYSSQEIRRSIRARKRRRKYYFFTAVVLTVTIIVLVAATGNLPQISQPPAEQKGDLIVHVVDDATDNLIGGATIEISGPYTTSIVATDGVYSFQSIPVGTYSISASAAGYNPDSVTATVNAGDTAHTTVRLSHA
- a CDS encoding GNAT family N-acetyltransferase, with amino-acid sequence MLKIRRYEKRDFRAYVSTLEKTTNWGNEAEQELNARIQKMTEKEEIWVAEADAQAVGFMILSPNNDGTLEIDWLDVDPGFQRKAIATSLAAKAAEIAKTKNAEALSVHTSVENKNMIAFLKRNGFEVFERITDFYGKGKDALRFEKLRRSYV
- a CDS encoding ASCH domain-containing protein; its protein translation is MDISKKAADYWKRFRKESGITESFVDAWSFGENPKLADELLRLVLTGKKTGTATLVIELEKKREKMPKVGDYNVILDGKGEPAAIIKTASVVVKPFNEVEAAFAYSEGEDDRTLESWRREHWKYWTRLGRKLGFTMKEDLLVICENFELVYPK
- a CDS encoding nuclear transport factor 2 family protein, translated to MNPLKLMSIALKFNEKINEQDPEGLAELMTDDHTFIDSDGATTKGKETMKKVWKEFFKEYPDYQNTFTCVTTQNNIVVVVGYSTCSHKPLNRHNIWTAKIRGKRVSEWRVIWLNQRQEKPNERQTNHT
- a CDS encoding ABC transporter ATP-binding protein: MPTNDNILLNVNHLKTNFYVAQRTSDFQPIQATIKAVDDISFQIIEGTTFGLVGESGCGKTTVAYSLLNLIPYIVKAQDVDYVHLGRSGSQWSRGYLRGDSKGLTHKRITAEGEVLGGEVLYKGKDLLKMTQEDVRHYRGKEIAMIFQNPLPALHPMEFIGSQVGESITAHEQTRREKLRQLVFEYLGKVELKDIEKRYHNAPHLFSGGEGQRIMIAMALISGPALLIADEPTKSLDVIVKRQVLELLRQMKKQFNLAMLLISHDFAVVAEMADYVAFMYSGKIVENSDVVSVYKDPRHPYTRGLLASIPRLDRPLTRELHGLLGDPPDPVVQIWGCRFHPRCQYVIDKCRLEEPPLIEVKPGHLSACFRAHELPEWRD
- the prf1 gene encoding peptide chain release factor aRF-1 translates to MSTSSISEKRTSLERFRLKKALRTLSRKEGRGTELVSLFVPPGKQIAEVMNMLRQEYGTATNIKSDTTRKNVQDAITKVQQKLKLFREVPKNGLVIFSGAIPQNGPGSERMETYVITPPKPINIYLYRCDPKFHTEYLEEQLREEEAYGIMVIDTTETTIATLEGNRLQIVREETSGVPGKHRAGGQSARRFERLREANILAYFKRVGGHANSIFIPIANLKGIIMGGPGPTKYDFQKGDHLNYMLKQKILDTVDTAYTGDQGVEEVVERAPEILKKVRYVEEKKVMQDFLYQIGHDTGLASYGLEDVKRALQAGTVHTLLLSEGLNIIRATVKCNACGDERQETMKEPALPPFEQGLIGQPCPDCNAPSLAVVETRDLIDDFADLAEQVGANVEIISTESEEGHMLKNSFGGIAAILRFKLAS